A stretch of DNA from Falco biarmicus isolate bFalBia1 chromosome 6, bFalBia1.pri, whole genome shotgun sequence:
GAGACCCTTCTGTCATGCCAGCGTGGTcagtcccagccctgccctctgGCTGTACTGGTGCCAGCATGGATGCAgccactgcctgcagcttgTGCTGCCTCCTGAGCAGCCCCTGGGCATTGCCCACTGGTCAGGGGAACGTGCTTCAACATGGGCGAGggtgcagccagggctgcccccagcacctctgcacgCTGGCATGGAGGGTGCGTGGTGAGACGGATGTACCAAGGCACCTGCAGCCCCCGGCTGTGCCAccactcctgctgcctgcagtgcaaGGGccattaaaaatttatttaccAACCTTTAGCTCTTTCTCACCCTGGTTACAATTCTTTTAGGCCTGGCACGCAGCGCTTTACTGTGATGCCCTGAGTGGCGGCAAGGACGCATCTGCATTTCATCTGAGCTGAGGGCTCATATCTTGGGGCATAGTGAGGAATTACTGGTGTAAAAGAAATGAcagctaacaaaaaaataaacataccaaacacttttttcttttttccccccaaagaaaacttttaatttcaacAAGACAGGAAGCTGCACAAAGAGAGCTACCGCAAGTTTCTTTTGAACAACAGCTTAAAACTATCTACATTGGTACTTGTGGAGTAGGGGTCCTTCTTCCAGTaacagcctggctgcaggggcttTGCCTTGCAAAGGCCACCAAACTGCACCTGGCAGACAGCTCTGTCCCGTACCAGGAGATGGGCTGACCTTCCCTTCGCAAAGGCAAAAGCACCATTGGAGGAGGGGCGGGTGGGGACCCTGAAAACAAATACCCACCCCAACAAAACAGGACTTCCCTTTACTGCGTTGTTTCCTCTTGAAGTTAAGTCTAGCACAGTAGAAACCTCTTCCAGCTTGCACGTCAGTCTAACCCGAAGTGTCATCCCAAGCTGGAGCTAAGTAGGCCAGGGAAACCTGCCCTGGCCACCCCCTCGGTGGCtcaagccttcccagcccaccctgctgcctTTTCAGGGTGACCAACACGCCAAGGCCCCCCAAGAAGCACCACGTGAGGGACAGCACGGTGCAAACCCTTGCTCTCCTGGCCTTGCAGAGGCACCTGGCGCTGCTGCAGTGGTGCTGCCCTGCCATGGCCACCCACCCCCTTGGGCTGAAGAAGTGGTGCAGAGCCCAGACCCTGGGTCGGGTACGGGGTGATTAGCTCAGGGCCATGCGGCAGCCCTTCTCATTTTAATCACCTCCCAGCCCTGAAAGCATGAAGCTCTGCAAGTACAGGGTGCCatgtgctggagggcagggatcTGCAACAGGCTGCTTTCAGCAGGGGGTGCATTAAAGTCGAGAGAGCATCCCACCTCCTATGAACTGAACATTAAAAGGGCTTGTGTCAAGCCTAGCAGCCTCCTTCAGCACAACAGAAATGTGATTGCCTCTGCCTGTTTCCAGGCTGCAGGATGTCTCAGCCAGCCTGGGCTGAGGACCAGAAGGTGGCCAGAGCTTTTTCCCTGAATAAGGAAGCATGTTCCTCTCCTGGCTGAAGCAGCAATCCTTCCAGTGTGGAGCAGGCACCAGAGGCAATGAAGAAGAGGCTGCCTAAGAAAGGGAGGCAAAACCCAGAAGGTTTTGCTCAGCTCTGAGCTGGAAATGTGTCTCAAATCTCAAGCAAGAAAAGAGGCAACTGGAGTTTCTATTTAAAACCatcctaacaaaaaaaaaaataattcacataaACTGTCCAacaggacagggaaaaaaaaaaaatcaactccAAACAGTAAGACTCCAATTAGTGTTTGTAACGATCCAAGCAGATGGCAAGGGTGGTGAGGAGCGGAGTCTGGCAATGCCACACCAttgccctggggctgcagctcacCAGCATCCCATCCTCATCGCCAGCATCCCATCCTCATCACCAGCATCCCATCCTCATCACTGGCCCAGGCCCTGCGGCACCTCGGGTGCCTGGCCATCCCCAGCGGCAGGGGGCGAGGAGTCTCCTGCCTCCACTGCCCATCTGCCAACCATctctccccccgcccgcccgctgGCCATCAGTTCTCGCCTGCCTGGACGTACTCCTCGGTGGCCTTGGAGATGGTGCTCAGGTACTGCCAGCTCAGGGCGGCCAGAAGCATGGCGCATGACAGGTAGATGGGGGAGTAGTGGTGGCGTGATGCCATGGGGCTGCCGGGCAAGCTCATGGCACGGATGGAGGCGATGACCTGCTGTGTCTTGTTGGATGACGGGTCAGTGCTTGGGATCTTCTGGTAGatctggggagggaagaaggagtAGTTATGGTTCCTGCTCAAGGTTAAGGGGACAAACAGGTGCAAGAGGAAGCCTTAAGGGCCACCACATCCTCAAGAGCAACCTCAGTGGTGGACTGCCATGGAGCAAGAACCAGCTGCAAGGGATGCCTGGATGGGGCCAGGGCCTGCTTCCCTTGAGCACTGCACTAAGCCAAGCAGCCTCTTGAGGGCACCCCGCGATGGCAGATGGACCACGCAACCGCAGACACAATCCCTCAACCacaggtggtgctgctgggacCAGCGGTTCTTGCCCCCAGCCCTCACCCACTGCCGCTGCGCTACATCCCACTTCAAACCAGTGAGGATACCCCAGTGGTGACCAGCAGCTGGTGTGACTGCCACCCTCCATCACATAACACCATGGTCTTTGGGTTTTTCTCTTCGTGGTCTGCAAACCCCATGGCTTTTGGGATACTTGTCTGCACGGTTCTTCAGGAAGTGTGCACAGAGAGCCTCTTCTGGACTAAGGTGCTGAGGTGTGTCACTGTCCCTTGCCATGGGGTTGGCCAGCCCGCAAAGGGAGCTCTAATAACTAAAGGGTCTCCCTGGTGCAGAAGtaatgtctttttatttaacAGCCCTCACTGGATTTgagtttggggttgggtttttttaccccCCGTGAAACCATCCACCAGTTGTTCCACCACATGAAGTCTTAACCTCCACTGTACCCTGAAGCTGGGAGTCCCACTGCTTTAACCACCTGTGAAGAGCTGCTCTTACTACTGTTGGCCACACAGCACAAGGAAACCACCACCACATCATGCTGCCAGCTGCAACTacagacacagagaaaacaagactGCTTGCCGGCGCTGCCCATGGGGAGACGATGGCGCCTGTTCAGAAGTGTGCTGTGGGGAAGGTCCCCTgtgcctgcccagcccaggtGAAGCCCTGATTCCCTTCTGAAGTCCTTCCACTGAAGTCCTTCCACCAGAAGGATGGCAGGACTTCAGTCTCTACCCCTCAACACAGGCACAGACCAAGGGTACGTTCAAGGGAACCCATCAAGCACCCAGCCTGGTCCAGGCCAAAACCAGTGCCAGCACTGAACCAACTAGGATTCTGGGAATCCTAACATTCCTTGAATCCTAGGATTCCTAGGAAAGGATTAACAGATTTACATGTCTTCTCAATCCCACACCAGGAGCGACGATGGGACCAGCCAGAGAGTACTCAAAGCAAACTGTTCAACTTACCTCTTCCACATACTGGTACATGATGGCTTTGACAGCTTGTATGTTTGTGGCATCCATCATGAGAGTGACGGCTTGTCCCTTCCGGATCTTCACTACACCCCTGAAAACCTGCTTGTTGTTATAGCAAGCAGCCAACGTGGCAATAGCCATCACCTAAGGAGAAACATGAAGAGCCCTTACCGCACTGTGGGGAGCTTGTCAAAGGAGTAACCTTGGCCCTAGTGAAATCAATGGCAAGACATTCTGGAGTGGAGCCACAATCTCACCAGCAGCAGAAATCGTAGGTACaaggacagaaagaagagaTAGAAGAGATGAAGAGTAAAACCAGCTAATACCAACATGATAAATAACCTCCTTCACTTCCAATGTCTCATCAGCTGGGCTGCAGATGATGAAGAACCACTTAAAAACATAACTCACCTGGGGGATAGCACAGAAGTTAAAGACACTCTGGTTTCTCAGGCGGGATAAGTATGTGAGGACATCAGGGACATGGTGGAGGGCATTGGTGATGAGCTCATTCAGACACTGGACAGCCATATCAATGTTCTCTGGTTTGGCAAGATCTGAGAGCTTCTTTGCGTATCTGCTCCAAACCTAAACATCAAGATAACGACTCACAAGTTGGAGGGCACATGCATGCCTTAAGAGAGACATCACTAACAGTCTGAGGTCTGGGAGAGCAACAAGAACCGCCAGAGACCCACAAAAGCCTTGAAGGATTGAGGCTTACTAGGCTAAAGAAAAGAAGGGCGGGCAGGCTGCAGAGATATGACAGTGGCCTTTGTATATACAAAGGGATTGTAAAGAAGAAAGATGCAACTCATCTCCCATCTTCTCTAGctacagcaaggaaaaggtGAGTCACACATCGGGCTCACGTCAAGAAATACTCTTGAGACAGGTGAGCCACgtggaaaagggagagaaaaattcTTGGAGAGCCTGAAGAAGAGCAGACAAACATCTgtcaggcacaggcagagctgaaTCCTGCCTTTGGGAACCAACTAGGTACCCTCATCTCACACAGGCTTATTCTCCCTCATTCCTAACAACCTAAcagagagggggaaaggaaaagctgctcaATAAATTCTTGGTGGTGTGGGGAGACATCACCTTGTCCCCACATCTGTACCCAGACAGCTGTAGATAGATGTGGAACTTGTCAGCCGGCTGTCACTACAAGAAATGTTACTATCAAGAAGATGTACAGCCAACAGTAGTGATCTCACACAGCACAGCTTTACTGTAGGGTTTCAGTAAAATTAAAGCAGACGACCATGTCTCTCCTATTAACTTTGATCTACAGGGACATGAGAGATAATGCAATTTTAGCTGTGCCCTTTCTGCTGTGCACCCTTTAATGCATTCCCAAGGCAGGTGTCCTGGGAAGCATGGATGGTTGGCTCCATCCATTA
This window harbors:
- the FDFT1 gene encoding squalene synthase isoform X2, whose product is MSISLDIKVPMLHEFHSYLYQPEWKYMESKEKDRQVLEDFPTISMEFRNLSKVYQDVISDICHKMGIGMAEFLEKKVDSQHEWDKYCHYVAGLVGIGLSRLFSASELEDPIVGQDTELANSMGLFLQKTNIIRDYLEDQLEGREFWPREVWSRYAKKLSDLAKPENIDMAVQCLNELITNALHHVPDVLTYLSRLRNQSVFNFCAIPQVMAIATLAACYNNKQVFRGVVKIRKGQAVTLMMDATNIQAVKAIMYQYVEEIYQKIPSTDPSSNKTQQVIASIRAMSLPGSPMASRHHYSPIYLSCAMLLAALSWQYLSTISKATEEYVQAGEN